The following proteins are encoded in a genomic region of Protaetiibacter sp. SSC-01:
- a CDS encoding R3H domain-containing nucleic acid-binding protein, whose protein sequence is MTEENVAELETAPSEQELVDEGDIAADYIEELLDIADVDGDIDIDVRAGRAYLSVTAGEGTNLSLLSKPDTVSAMQELTRLAVQAKTGRFSRLILDIGGSRDARAEELSAIVDHAISRIEAGAASASLPPMTSYERKLVHDIVSERGYHSESEGEGRDRHTVISAK, encoded by the coding sequence GTGACCGAGGAGAACGTGGCGGAGCTCGAGACCGCGCCGAGCGAGCAGGAGCTCGTGGACGAGGGCGACATCGCAGCCGACTACATCGAGGAGCTGCTCGACATCGCCGACGTCGACGGAGACATCGACATCGACGTGCGCGCCGGTCGTGCATACCTCTCGGTCACGGCGGGGGAGGGCACCAACCTCAGCCTGCTGTCGAAGCCCGACACCGTGTCGGCCATGCAGGAGCTCACGCGCCTCGCGGTCCAGGCGAAGACCGGGCGCTTCTCGCGGCTCATCCTCGACATCGGAGGGTCGCGTGACGCGCGCGCCGAGGAGCTGTCGGCCATCGTCGACCACGCGATCTCGCGGATCGAGGCGGGCGCGGCATCCGCATCCCTGCCCCCGATGACGAGCTACGAGCGCAAGCTCGTGCACGACATCGTCAGCGAGCGCGGCTATCACTCGGAGTCGGAGGGCGAGGGTCGCGATCGCCACACGGTGATCAGCGCCAAGTGA
- the yidC gene encoding membrane protein insertase YidC, translating to MDFFGTILWPIKWVIEAILVGFHWALTQLGMDGDGGLTWVLSIVGLVLIVRAALIPIFVRQIKSQRKMLEVAPELKKIQDKYRGKKDQFSREAMQRETMALYQKAGTNPLSSCLPLLIQMPIFFSLFSVLNEARYDRAGVGLLTQELADSFGGANLFGVAPLKYSLVDAFNFGEVWVIIIAIAMILIMTASQFYTQLQIMSKNQTPEMKNSPMYRQQKILLYILPFVFLISGLAFPIGVMFYWLTSNIWTMVQQWLVIRNMPTPGSEAALAREARLAKKNRGRIADDAQALAESIEEKPETPVRTQRQQPVGKNRAKKQGGPKK from the coding sequence ATGGACTTCTTCGGAACGATCCTCTGGCCCATCAAGTGGGTCATCGAAGCGATCCTGGTGGGCTTCCACTGGGCGCTCACCCAGCTGGGCATGGACGGTGACGGCGGCCTCACGTGGGTGCTGTCGATCGTCGGCCTCGTGCTCATCGTGCGCGCGGCCCTCATCCCGATCTTCGTGCGCCAGATCAAGAGCCAGCGCAAGATGCTCGAGGTCGCGCCGGAGCTCAAGAAGATCCAGGACAAGTACCGCGGCAAGAAGGACCAGTTCTCCCGCGAGGCGATGCAGCGCGAGACCATGGCGCTGTACCAGAAGGCCGGCACCAATCCGCTGTCGTCGTGCCTCCCGCTGCTGATCCAGATGCCGATCTTCTTCAGCCTGTTCTCGGTGCTCAATGAGGCGCGCTACGACCGCGCGGGCGTCGGCCTCCTCACGCAGGAGCTCGCCGACAGCTTCGGCGGGGCGAACCTCTTCGGCGTCGCGCCGCTCAAGTACAGCCTCGTCGACGCGTTCAACTTCGGTGAGGTCTGGGTCATCATCATCGCGATCGCGATGATCCTCATCATGACGGCGTCGCAGTTCTACACGCAGCTGCAGATCATGTCGAAGAACCAGACGCCCGAGATGAAGAACAGCCCGATGTACCGGCAGCAGAAGATCCTGCTGTACATCCTCCCGTTCGTCTTCCTCATCTCCGGTCTCGCGTTCCCGATCGGCGTCATGTTCTACTGGCTGACCTCCAACATCTGGACGATGGTGCAGCAGTGGCTCGTCATCCGGAACATGCCGACGCCCGGCTCGGAGGCGGCGCTCGCCCGTGAGGCGCGCCTCGCGAAGAAGAACCGCGGCCGCATCGCCGACGATGCGCAGGCGCTCGCCGAGTCGATCGAGGAGAAGCCGGAGACTCCGGTTCGCACGCAGCGTCAGCAGCCGGTCGGCAAGAACCGCGCCAAGAAGCAGGGGGGACCCAAGAAGTGA
- a CDS encoding GIY-YIG nuclease family protein encodes MYILRCSDGSYYVGSARDLEARMQQHAAGEGSRYTSTRTPVELVFIHECTNIAEAYAAEKRVQGWSRAKREALIRGEQHLLPAMSKKRFEPGD; translated from the coding sequence ATGTACATCCTCCGTTGCTCCGACGGCAGCTACTACGTCGGCTCCGCCCGAGATCTCGAGGCGCGGATGCAACAGCACGCCGCGGGGGAGGGGAGTCGTTACACGTCCACCCGAACGCCTGTGGAGCTCGTCTTCATCCACGAGTGCACCAACATCGCGGAGGCGTACGCCGCTGAGAAGCGGGTGCAGGGCTGGAGTCGCGCCAAGAGGGAGGCGCTCATCCGCGGCGAGCAGCACCTGCTCCCGGCCATGAGCAAGAAGCGCTTCGAGCCGGGGGATTAG
- the rnpA gene encoding ribonuclease P protein component, with the protein MKPSDFRAIVRRGRRTSTGSTLIYRVERDPSDPARFGFIVAKTVGNAVERNLVRRRMRAVCRSIVDRGGSGSDVVVRALPGSAQKDWTSLSAEMHAILDPALIR; encoded by the coding sequence GTGAAGCCCTCGGACTTCCGTGCGATCGTGCGCCGTGGGCGCCGCACCAGCACTGGCAGCACGCTCATCTACCGCGTCGAGCGCGACCCCTCGGACCCGGCACGTTTCGGGTTCATCGTCGCCAAGACAGTCGGGAACGCCGTGGAGCGGAACCTCGTACGACGTCGGATGCGCGCCGTCTGCCGGTCGATCGTCGACCGCGGAGGCAGCGGGTCCGACGTCGTCGTGCGTGCGCTCCCCGGATCCGCACAGAAGGACTGGACTAGTCTCTCGGCCGAGATGCACGCGATCCTCGACCCCGCGCTGATCCGATGA
- the yidD gene encoding membrane protein insertion efficiency factor YidD has protein sequence MKRVGLFLWLLPRNICVAILRGYRAVISPIYGDVCRYYPSCSAYAMGAIQQHGVIKGVGLGSWRILRCHPWARGGIDDVPESRRHHDHYHLTRFGFVAAGHGKG, from the coding sequence ATGAAGCGGGTCGGCCTCTTCCTCTGGCTCCTGCCGAGGAACATCTGCGTCGCGATCCTCCGCGGCTACCGGGCGGTCATCTCCCCGATCTACGGCGACGTGTGCCGCTACTACCCGAGCTGCTCCGCCTACGCGATGGGCGCTATCCAACAGCACGGCGTCATCAAGGGCGTCGGGCTCGGAAGCTGGCGCATCCTGCGGTGCCACCCCTGGGCACGCGGCGGCATCGACGATGTGCCGGAGTCGCGCCGACACCACGACCACTATCACCTCACCCGATTCGGCTTCGTGGCCGCGGGACACGGAAAGGGCTGA
- the rsmG gene encoding 16S rRNA (guanine(527)-N(7))-methyltransferase RsmG, with the protein MTELEQEPAVAAELFGDRVELARQFTADLAREGELRGLIGPLELPRLWSRHVVNSALLAPLLRPGRVGDVGSGAGLPGLVLAIARPDVHLVLIEPMERRVDWLTEESTALGLDNVTVVRARAEDAVQDAGLDQVTARAVSALSKLLPITAPLLRAGGEFVFMKGARVDEEVAAAQKVIRKLGLTDVSTQILGEHLAEPTRVFRAILPERQYFAG; encoded by the coding sequence ATGACCGAACTCGAGCAGGAACCCGCTGTCGCCGCGGAGCTGTTCGGCGACCGCGTCGAGCTGGCCCGGCAGTTCACCGCCGACCTCGCACGCGAGGGCGAGCTGCGCGGGCTCATCGGCCCGCTCGAGCTGCCGCGCCTGTGGTCGCGCCACGTGGTGAACTCGGCGCTGCTCGCACCGCTGCTCCGGCCCGGACGGGTGGGGGATGTGGGCAGCGGCGCCGGCCTGCCGGGTCTCGTGCTCGCGATCGCCCGCCCCGACGTGCACCTCGTGCTCATCGAGCCGATGGAGCGCCGCGTCGACTGGCTCACCGAGGAGTCGACGGCGCTCGGCCTCGACAACGTGACCGTCGTGCGGGCTCGTGCCGAGGACGCGGTGCAGGATGCAGGACTCGACCAGGTGACGGCGCGTGCCGTGTCGGCGCTGTCGAAGCTGCTGCCCATCACGGCGCCGCTCCTGCGTGCCGGGGGAGAGTTCGTCTTCATGAAGGGCGCCCGCGTCGACGAGGAGGTCGCGGCGGCGCAGAAGGTGATCCGCAAGCTGGGCCTGACCGACGTCTCCACCCAGATCCTCGGTGAGCACCTCGCCGAGCCCACGCGCGTCTTTCGCGCGATCCTCCCGGAGCGTCAGTACTTCGCCGGCTGA
- the rpmH gene encoding 50S ribosomal protein L34 codes for MSKRTFQPNNRRRAKKHGFRLRMRTRAGRAILAARRRKGRTELSA; via the coding sequence ATGAGCAAGCGAACCTTCCAGCCGAACAACCGGCGCCGCGCCAAGAAGCACGGCTTCCGCCTCCGCATGCGCACCCGTGCCGGCCGCGCCATCCTCGCGGCCCGCCGTCGCAAGGGGCGCACCGAGCTCTCCGCGTAG